A genomic segment from Phalacrocorax carbo unplaced genomic scaffold, bPhaCar2.1 SCAFFOLD_382, whole genome shotgun sequence encodes:
- the DEDD2 gene encoding DNA-binding death effector domain-containing protein 2 isoform X3, whose translation MSRPPAPWEEEECLEYYGMVSLHRLFEVVGAQLTPSDVAVLSFLLDEAHPPSHPLDPSLWGGEDAPAPLLERWRRRRPRRRSGDAEEGRARPRDGVELLLELERRGLCDEGNFRHLLQLLRVVTRHDLLHCVTLKRPRTDIRLRVRAEYCEHEQALRRGVASRRPRGPGRQLDVFGQASGVLTARDLGSLLCGITFSELSYLDAFWGDYLSGSLLEALKGVFLTEGLRRAVGREDVRLLVSVDQDDYEEGRRLLLLAAQRDRPPLPRRGGRGAPRPSPPRP comes from the exons ATGTCCCGACCCCCGGCGCCGTGGGAGGAAGAAGAATGCCTGGAGTATTACGGGATGGTGTCGCTGCACCGGCTCTTCGAGGTGGTGGGGGCGCAGCTGACCCCCAGCGACGTGGCCgtgctctccttcctcctcgACGAAGCCCACCCGCCCTCGCACCCCCTGGACCCCTCGCTGTGGGGCGGCGAGGACGCCCCTGCCCCCCTCCTGGAGCGgtggaggcggcggcggccccggcggcgtTCGGGGGACGCGGAGGAAGGGCGAGCGCGGCCTCGCGACGGCGTCGAGCTGTTGCTGGAGCTGGAGCGACGCGGGTTGTGCGACGAGGGCAACTTCCGGcacctgctgcagctcctgcgcGTCGTCACCCGCCACGACCTGCTGCACTGCGTCACCCTCAAGCGGCCCCGCACCG acaTCCGCCTGCGGGTGCGGGCCGAGTACTGCGAGCACGAGCAGGCGCTGCGCCGCGGCGTGGCCTcgcgccgcccccgcgggcCCGGCCGCCAGCTCGACGTCTTCGGGCAGGCCAGCGGCGTGCTGACGGCGCGGGACCTGGGCTCCCTGCTCTGCGGCATCACGTTCTCCGAGCTCTCCTACCTCGACGCCTTCTGGGGCGACTACCTCAGCGGCTCCCTGCTGGAGGCCCTCAAGGGCGTCTTCCTCACCGaggggctgcggcgggcggTGGGCCGCGAGGACGTCCGCCTCCTCGTCAGCGTCGACCAGGACGACTACGAGGAAGGGCggcgcctcctcctcctcgccgcccAAAGGGACCGGCCCCCGCTGCCTCGGCGAGGCGGGCGGGGGGCACCCCggccctccccgccgcggcccTGA
- the DEDD2 gene encoding DNA-binding death effector domain-containing protein 2 isoform X2 — protein MSRPPAPWEEEECLEYYGMVSLHRLFEVVGAQLTPSDVAVLSFLLDEAHPPSHPLDPSLWGGEDAPAPLLERWRRRRPRRRSGDAEEGRARPRDGVELLLELERRGLCDEGNFRHLLQLLRVVTRHDLLHCVTLKRPRTGSSSGKRKRTSRGRTRPPLPRRPAPPPHQDPPAKVTCDIRLRVRAEYCEHEQALRRGVASRRPRGPGRQLDVFGQASGVLTARDLGSLLCGITFSELSYLDAFWGDYLSGSLLEALKGVFLTEGLRRAVGREDVRLLVSVDQDDYEEGRRLLLLAAQRDRPPLPRRGGRGAPRPSPPRP, from the exons ATGTCCCGACCCCCGGCGCCGTGGGAGGAAGAAGAATGCCTGGAGTATTACGGGATGGTGTCGCTGCACCGGCTCTTCGAGGTGGTGGGGGCGCAGCTGACCCCCAGCGACGTGGCCgtgctctccttcctcctcgACGAAGCCCACCCGCCCTCGCACCCCCTGGACCCCTCGCTGTGGGGCGGCGAGGACGCCCCTGCCCCCCTCCTGGAGCGgtggaggcggcggcggccccggcggcgtTCGGGGGACGCGGAGGAAGGGCGAGCGCGGCCTCGCGACGGCGTCGAGCTGTTGCTGGAGCTGGAGCGACGCGGGTTGTGCGACGAGGGCAACTTCCGGcacctgctgcagctcctgcgcGTCGTCACCCGCCACGACCTGCTGCACTGCGTCACCCTCAAGCGGCCCCGCACCG GGTCCAGCTCCGGGAAGCGGAAGCGAACGAGCCGAGGCCGGACgcggccgcccctcccccgccgccctgCGCCGCCgccccaccaggacccccccGCCAAAGTCACCTGCG acaTCCGCCTGCGGGTGCGGGCCGAGTACTGCGAGCACGAGCAGGCGCTGCGCCGCGGCGTGGCCTcgcgccgcccccgcgggcCCGGCCGCCAGCTCGACGTCTTCGGGCAGGCCAGCGGCGTGCTGACGGCGCGGGACCTGGGCTCCCTGCTCTGCGGCATCACGTTCTCCGAGCTCTCCTACCTCGACGCCTTCTGGGGCGACTACCTCAGCGGCTCCCTGCTGGAGGCCCTCAAGGGCGTCTTCCTCACCGaggggctgcggcgggcggTGGGCCGCGAGGACGTCCGCCTCCTCGTCAGCGTCGACCAGGACGACTACGAGGAAGGGCggcgcctcctcctcctcgccgcccAAAGGGACCGGCCCCCGCTGCCTCGGCGAGGCGGGCGGGGGGCACCCCggccctccccgccgcggcccTGA
- the DEDD2 gene encoding DNA-binding death effector domain-containing protein 2 isoform X1, which produces MSRPPAPWEEEECLEYYGMVSLHRLFEVVGAQLTPSDVAVLSFLLDEAHPPSHPLDPSLWGGEDAPAPLLERWRRRRPRRRSGDAEEGRARPRDGVELLLELERRGLCDEGNFRHLLQLLRVVTRHDLLHCVTLKRPRTVSPERFTCGPAVVGSCLKAAAGAQPRQEHWETGSSSGKRKRTSRGRTRPPLPRRPAPPPHQDPPAKVTCDIRLRVRAEYCEHEQALRRGVASRRPRGPGRQLDVFGQASGVLTARDLGSLLCGITFSELSYLDAFWGDYLSGSLLEALKGVFLTEGLRRAVGREDVRLLVSVDQDDYEEGRRLLLLAAQRDRPPLPRRGGRGAPRPSPPRP; this is translated from the exons ATGTCCCGACCCCCGGCGCCGTGGGAGGAAGAAGAATGCCTGGAGTATTACGGGATGGTGTCGCTGCACCGGCTCTTCGAGGTGGTGGGGGCGCAGCTGACCCCCAGCGACGTGGCCgtgctctccttcctcctcgACGAAGCCCACCCGCCCTCGCACCCCCTGGACCCCTCGCTGTGGGGCGGCGAGGACGCCCCTGCCCCCCTCCTGGAGCGgtggaggcggcggcggccccggcggcgtTCGGGGGACGCGGAGGAAGGGCGAGCGCGGCCTCGCGACGGCGTCGAGCTGTTGCTGGAGCTGGAGCGACGCGGGTTGTGCGACGAGGGCAACTTCCGGcacctgctgcagctcctgcgcGTCGTCACCCGCCACGACCTGCTGCACTGCGTCACCCTCAAGCGGCCCCGCACCG TGTCGCCGGAGCGGTTCACCTGCGGCCCGGCCGTGGTGGGGAGTTGCCTGAAGGCGGCCGCCGGCGCCCAGCCCCGGCAGGAGCACTGGGAGACGG GGTCCAGCTCCGGGAAGCGGAAGCGAACGAGCCGAGGCCGGACgcggccgcccctcccccgccgccctgCGCCGCCgccccaccaggacccccccGCCAAAGTCACCTGCG acaTCCGCCTGCGGGTGCGGGCCGAGTACTGCGAGCACGAGCAGGCGCTGCGCCGCGGCGTGGCCTcgcgccgcccccgcgggcCCGGCCGCCAGCTCGACGTCTTCGGGCAGGCCAGCGGCGTGCTGACGGCGCGGGACCTGGGCTCCCTGCTCTGCGGCATCACGTTCTCCGAGCTCTCCTACCTCGACGCCTTCTGGGGCGACTACCTCAGCGGCTCCCTGCTGGAGGCCCTCAAGGGCGTCTTCCTCACCGaggggctgcggcgggcggTGGGCCGCGAGGACGTCCGCCTCCTCGTCAGCGTCGACCAGGACGACTACGAGGAAGGGCggcgcctcctcctcctcgccgcccAAAGGGACCGGCCCCCGCTGCCTCGGCGAGGCGGGCGGGGGGCACCCCggccctccccgccgcggcccTGA